In the Limanda limanda chromosome 10, fLimLim1.1, whole genome shotgun sequence genome, one interval contains:
- the irf2b gene encoding interferon regulatory factor 2 encodes MPVERMRMRPWLEEQINSCQIPGLKWVNKEKRIFQIPWMHAARHGWDLEKDAPLFMKWAIHTGKFQPGIDRPDPKTWKANFRCAMNSLPDIEEVKDKSIKKGTNAFRVYKMLSSTERSMKKGKKKSDKEGRPKENKEVPSQIPERILQAHAGPIDYSKQEEVKHEPIESTVMDSASAIHSSMEDHVITSEQLPFVCQTIEVTTENEEQTVSSSHSYPLQISPVSSCCGSDTDSDTEDTKEGISAVWRRDYSTSVVRVPTCSLPSMATFVTANKPNFRVTSMRDPDPLISYHTDGWTSAYSQNSLVSPGTSHTHEMRASVIMKTSDATSS; translated from the exons ATGCCAGTAGAGAGGATGAGGATGCGACCGTGGCTGGAGGAACAAATAAACTCATGTCAGATACCAGGGCTGAAATGGGTTAATAAG gAAAAGAGAATCTTCCAGATCCCGTGGATGCATGCTGCGCGCCATGGCTGGGACCTGGAGAAAGATGCACCGCTCTTCATGAAATGGGCCATACACACTG GTAAATTCCAGCCAGGCATAGACCGTCCGGACCCAAAGACGTGGAAGGCTAATTTCCGCTGTGCCATGAACAGTCTGCCAGACATCGAGGAAGTGAAGGATAAGAGCATCAAGAAGGGAACTAACGCCTTCAGAGTTTATAAGAtgctctcctccacagagaggAGTATGAAGAAAG GAAAGAAGAAGTCCGACAAAGAGGGGAGGCCCAAGGAAAATAAAGAG GTACCTTCTCAGATTCCAGAAAGAATTCTCCAAGCTCATGCTGGACCTATCGACTattccaaacaggaagaggtCAAGCACGAACCCATAGAGTCAACAGTGATGGACAGTGCCTCAG CCATTCACAGCTCAATGGAAGACCACGTGATCACGAGCGAGCAGCTGCCATTCGTCTGTCAGACAATTGAAGTAACCACTGAGAATGAGGAGCAAACGGTTAGCTCCTCCCACTCGTACCCGCTCCAAATCTCCCCTGTTTCTTCATGCTGCG GCAGTGACACAGACAGTGACACAGAAGACACCAAAGAG GGTATCAGTGCAGTCTGGAGGCGGGACTACAGCACATCAGTCGTCAGAGTTCCCACATGTTCTCTTCCCAGCATGGCCACTTTCGTCACCGCCAACAAGCCGAACTTCAGGGTCACCAGCATGCGGGACCCAGACCCACTCATCAGCTACCACACGGACGGCTGGACGTCGGCCTACAGCCAGAACTCTCTCGTGTCTCCGGGGACCAGCCACACCCATGAGATGCGCGCAAGTGTCATAATGAAAACCTCCGACGCTACCTCTTCCTGA